Below is a genomic region from Desulfatiglans sp..
AAATTCAAGGGGGTAGGTCTTCACTACAACGGGTTTTCACACCCCTCTCTAATAATTACAGTTACTTATACCCCGAAAAATCGTCATTTTTACTAAAACACTAATCGAATAGCGAAAGTCGGGTTAGTAATAGTTATTGGTATTGCTCTTTATATCCTTCATAAGTTCCTTATCTGGTGTGAAAAGAAAAGATGGATTAATTATCGTGGAATCAGTGGCGACTCAATAGGGGATGCTATGATGGAAATACATGCGATGTTAAGTCCAAATGTAAAAAATGTGATTGAAATAAAGCAGCAAAAAAAGCAAGAAGAGGATGATTCAGGAGATCCACCCGACCCGCTATCAGAAGACAAAAGTTAGGTCATTTCCTTCCGACTTTGATTTTAACTATTCTAAGAAAAGCATCGATGTATGGATTCCACTGTTCAACACTCCTAAGGCTTATCGGAGACCATGGCAGTAAGGAGAAAACGTCTATTAAAATATCTAAAAAAAGCTTGAAAACCGGGTAAAATGGTAATATAAATAGAAACAATGTTGCGGATTATCATGATAAATTGAAATAGAGTTGCGGTAAATTATGTATCATCGTACCCTTAATCTCACAGAATTATTGAGAAAAAAGTCATTTTTTTTATTCGGACCCAGGGGCACCGGGAAAACAACACTCATAAAACAGACGCTTCCGGATGCCACGGTTATTGACCTGTTGGAAATAAAGACCTTTCGTCAGTATCTAAAAAATCCATCTATCCTTTCAGAACGCAGCCTGAAGCCAATTGTTGTTATTGATGAAATTCAAAAACTGCCAGAGATATTGGATGAGGTTCATCGCTTAATCGAAGGTCAAAGACTTACTTTTTTGCTTACCGGAAGCAGCACACGCAAGCTTAAAAGAGGAGGCGCTAATCTACTTGCCGGAAGGGCATGGTGGGCTGAACTCCTTCCGTTGACATCAGGCGAGATCCCCAATTTTGATTTGATCACATATCTAAACAGGGGAGGATTGCCATCGATTTATCCTAGCGATGATTACATGGAGGAACTCAATGCCTATATTGCTTTATATCTTAGGGAAGAGATACAGAATGAGGCATTGACCAGGAAGATTACTCAATTTTCCGAATTTCTGGATTTAATAGCCCTGAGTAACGGTGAGGAGATAAGCTATCAATCCATTGCAGGAGATTGTGGCGTTTCGGCCAATTCAATAAAAAATTATATTCAGTTACTTGAAGATACCCTTCTGGCCTTTCAACTGAGCGCTTACACAAAAACCAGTAAACGAAAGGCCATTGCCCGTTCCAAACTTTTTCTATTCGATGTCGGCGTAACCAACTCACTTGCTAACAGAGGGACTATCCTGCCAGGGTCGGAATTGTTCGGCAAGGCATTTGAGCATTTCATCCTGATGGAAATAAGGGCCTTTTTATCCTACACCAGAAAAAATATAAAAATGTGTTACTGGCGATCAACGTCACAGTTTGAGGTGGATTTGATCCTTGGTGATCTCTGGGCCATAGAGATAAAAAGTACACAGTCTGTTCAGGACAAACACCTGAAGGGCGTCAGGGCGCTTAAGGAAGAGGGAACCATCAAAAATTATGCAGTAATAAGCAACGATGCTGAAGAAAGAAAAACAAGGGATGGCATCTCCATCTTTCCATGGAATCTCTTTTTAAAGAAGCTTTGGGATGGAGAAATTATATGAGGAACACATAATTTTCAAAATTGGTGAATCACTTTTTATAGCTACAAAGAAGAGTTGTTAAAACTCAACAACCACCATCTAAAAATAGTGGTTGTTGAGCCTAATTTTTTATGGCCGCTTTACGTCGTAGTTTAACCTTCAAAAGCATCATTAATCCATTTCCATCCTGCAACTGCCCTGGGATGACCGAGAGTGGTCATTGCCATTAGGGCAGTATGGTATACCTCATCTTTTGTTGCGCCATTTTCAACAGCCATAATAGCATGCCTCTGGATTGCGGTCTGAAGACCACTGCCGATACAAAGTCCTACTTTGATCAGCTCCACTGTTTTTCTGTCTAATGGTCCGGCTTCAGCACAGGCTATTGTCAGCTTTTCATGGGCATCCCATACATCAGGATATCTGTCTACTAAGGACTTAAATGTATCTGGTAGATTTTTTTCGGTCATGGCATATTCCCTCCTTATTATATGTTGATAAAAAAACCAAACCGCGCCAGATTAAGTTATTACCTATATTTTCTTTTTTTGTTTAATACCATAAGTCTCCCTCATGGGTTTGTCATTATCTTTGTCTAAAAAAAAAGAGTCTGCCTTTGACTCTTAAATATGGACACTAGCTAGACGTAGTTCCGGTATACCTGAACGAAGGAGGCTGGTTGCTCAGTGGCTATTACCCTGCATCACCATTTTCGGGCAGGCACAGGGACCTGCCCCTACAGTTTATAAGATATGCATCATGCCATTTGCTACCATTCAGCCATTTATACTGATTTCTGAAAACCGGTTTTAGACAAGAATGATGTTAAAAAAATATTTTTAAAACTTTTCTTGACACTTTTTTTTCATGGCATTATATTAGATATACTTTTATCGATTACTTATTATCGATAGGTTATTATTTATAAGGAGAATGATGATGCCCCAATCTATCCGAACCTTTTCCGCGCCCCTTATCAGGAGGCTGCCGGAATATCATTCATACCTGGAATCTGCCTTTGCCCAGGGTTTAAAGACCGTATCCTCAACGGCCATAGCTGCCCATCTTAATATTGATCCGATAGTTGTGCGAAAGGATTGCGAGGCAATAGGCGCTGTTGGCAGGCCAAGGATCGGTTTTGATATCCCAGGTCTTATCGCGGCTATCTATGAATATATGGGCTGGGGAAACCTTGATGAGCTGGTTATTGCCGGATGCGGCAGTCTGGGTTCAGCCCTCATAGGGTATAACGGGTTTGAAAAACGCGGGTTCAGGATTGTTGCAGGGTTTGATAATGCCCCTTCAAAAGCCGGAAAATCAATCAATGGGATTTCTGTATTCCCGCTCAATAAGATGGTGAATCTGGTAAAGAGGCTCCATGTGGAGATAGGCATAATTGCAGTTCCCCCTCAAGCAGCACAGGAAATTGCCGATATGATGGTGGAGGCTGGTATCAAAGGTATTTGGAATTTTTCACCATGCGCCCTTAAGGTCCCTAAAAATGTCATTGTACAGCAGGAAGACCTGATAACATCACTGGTGATACTCCAGAAAGGAATGAAACATGAGAGATAATATTGAAAATGTGGCATCAGGCCATGATGCTGGTTCAAAAAAGGTGGTTACACCGGTTCGTCAATTCGATGTAGTGGTTAAAATACTGGAAAATTACCATTATGATCACGAAAAACTAATCCCCATACTGCATGAAGTACAGGAGGAATACAGATATTTACCTGAGGCGGTTTTGATGTATGTTGCAAATTCACTCGGAATAAGTCCTGCAAGGGTTTATGGGGTGGCCACCTTTTATACCCATTTCGCTCTACAGCCTAAAGGCAAATATGTTGTAAGGGTGTGCGATGGAACCGCCTGCCATGTTAAAGGCTCAATGAATATGTTTGAAACAATAAAAAAGGTCCTTTCCCTCTCAAATGGCAAATCCACCACTGATGATCTCATGTTTACGATCGAGACTGTTAGTTGTCTGGGCGCATGCGGTCTTGCCCCTGTAATGATGGTAAACAGCGATGTCTATGGTCAGCTCACAGAGGACAAGGTGAAAGATATTATAGAAAATATCAGGAAAAGTGAGGCAGGTGTAAAATGATGAATGAGACAATTGTAACACTTCAAAAAAATTATGAAGACCGTGCAGGCAGACAGAAAACCAGGATCACTATCTGTGCCGGAACAGGTTGCATAGCAAATGGGGCTCAGGCCATCATTGATTCTTTCAGGTTAAATCTCGCTAAACTTGCACAAAGCAATGCCACACTTGCAATAGATACGCATGATGACCATAGTGAAACCGGTATAATCGGAAGCGGATGCCAGGGATTCTGCCAGATGGGGCCGCTTATAAGTATTGAACCAAATGGTATATTTTATGTGAAGGTGAAACAGTCTGACGTTGATGAAATAATTACAGAAACAGTAATAAATGGCAGAGTCATTGAACGGCTTCTTTATATTGACCCTGCAACAGGTTTAAGATGCAGGGGCAAAGCAGAAATACCCTTCTATCAAAAACAACATCGCCTGACCCTTGAACTGTGCGGAATAATTGACCCCGAGGATATCGGGGCCTATATAGCTCATGACGGATACAAGGCCGCTTTTGCAGTGCTGTCAGAATCATCTCCTGAAATGGTATGTGCGGAAATACTAAAATCAGGGCTTCGCGGTCGAGGTGGCGGAGGCTTCCCAACCGGAAAAAAATGGGATCTTGCACGAATTGAACCAAGTGACCGGAAATATGTAATATGTAATGGTGATGAGGGTGACCCTGGTGCATTTATGGATAGAAGCGTTATGGAGGGAAATCCACATTCTGTTATTGAAGGCATGATTATAGCCGGAAAGGCGATTGGCGCAAAAGAGGGCGTGGTGTATGTAAGGGCAGAATATCCTCTCGCAGTCAAGCGCATGCGCAATGCTGTTAAGGATGCATTAAACAAAGGCTTTCTGGGTGAAAACATCCTGGGTAGCGGTTTCAGCTTTAATATAGATGTAATGGAGGGCGCAGGCGCCTTTGTATGCGGTGAAGAGACTGCCCTTATGGCATCAGTAATGGGAAGACGCGGTATGCCCTCGCCCAAACCTCCATTTCCATCTCAGCAGGGGCTGCATGGAAAGCCAACTATAATAAATAATGTAGAAACACTGGCCACTGTCCCCATAATTATACGCATGGGAGCGGATATCTTTCGCACAATAGGCACTGAAAAATCACCCGGCACAAAGACCTTTGCGCTCACAGGTCATGTGGCAAATACCGGGCTTATAGAGGTGCCCTTTGGTACAACACTTAATGAAATTGTAAATGATATTGGCGGAGGGGTGCTTACATCAGACGGTAAAAGGAGCGACAGTTTCAAGCTGGTACAGATAGGCGGGCCATCCGGGGGGTGCCTTACAGAGGAAAACAAGTCTCTTTCTCTTGATTTTGACTCTCTCAAATCAATAGGCGCCATGGTAGGCTCAGGCGGTCTTGTCGTCATGAATCATAATACCTGCATAGTGCAGGTTGCAAAATATTTCATGAATTTTACACAGAATGAATCATGCGGCAAGTGTGTCCCGTGCCGTGAGGGTACAAAACAGCTTCTGTTAATGCTTGAAGAGATTACACAGGGAAAGGCAACCCTTGAAACACTTACTGATATGGAAGAGCTGGCAAATGCGGTACGAATCGCCTCTTTATGCGGCCTTGGCAAAACAGCTCCAAACCCGGTTTTATCTACAATCAGGGCGTTCCGTGATGAGTATATAGAACATATTGTTGATAAAAAGTGCAGGGCGGGTCAGTGCAAGGCGCTCCAGAAACCTGAAATTCATGCGGATATCTGCATCGGCTGCGGAGTCTGTGCAAAAGTCTGCCCTGTCGGGGCAATAACCGGCGAGAAAAAACAGCCTCATTCCATAAATACTGAAATATGTATCCGGTGCGGGGCATGTGCACAGAAATGCAAGTTTGACGCGATTACGGGGGTATAATAATAATGACTGACAATAAAATAAAAATAAACGGATGTGAATATCTTATTGAAAACGAGCGCAATGTTTTAGAGATAGCAAGAAAGGCCGGTATTGATATACCAACATTCTGCTATCATTCTGAACTGAGCGTATACGGCGCCTGCCGTATGTGCCTTGTAGAGATAGAGGGGCGCGGTATTGTCACCTCATGCTCAACACCCCCTGAAAACGGCATGGTTGTATGGACAAATACACGTGAGGTCAGAAGCATAAGAAAAATCAACCTGGAACTGCTACTTGCCAATCATGAAAGGGAATGCACAACCTGTCTTAAAAATGGGACATGCTCACTCCAGAAACTCTCCCGCACAATGGGCATTGAAAAAATAAGGTATAAATCAACAGTGCGCAGGGAAATGCATGATATCTCATCATCGGCGCTTATACGTGATCCCAATAAATGTGTATTATGCGGTGACTGCGTTCGTGCCTGTGATGAAATACAGGGAATTGGGGCAATCGACTTTTCATGGCGCGGTGCAAACGCAAAGGTTGTCCCGGTATTTAACCGCAAACTTGGAGAAATAGAATGTGTTGACTGCGGTCAGTGTGCAAGGGTATGCCCTACTGGGGCTATTGTGCCAAAACCTGAGATTGATGAAGTATGGGCAATGATTGATGACCCCACTGTAACAGTGGTTGCACAGGTTGCCCCTGCCATACGCGTTGCACTTGGTGAATATTTCTCTTTACCGGCAGGCACAATAACAACCGGTAAACTGGTCGCCGCATTAAGACGAATCGGCTTTGACAATGTATATGATACAGCATTTACTGCCGATGTTACTGTTATTGAAGAGGGCTCAGAGCTTCTTAAACGTTTATCAGAAGCAAAACATCTGCCTCTTATAACCTCTTGCTGCCCTGCATGGGTGAAGTTTGCGGAACAATACTTCCCAGAACTGCTGGAAAATTTATCCACATGCAGGTCGCCCCAGCAGATGTTCGGGAGCCTTGCTCATAAGATCATGCCTGATAAAATCGGCAAATCAAATGATAAATTCAAGGTGGTTTCTGTAATGCCCTGCACAGCCAAAAAATTTGAGGCAGGTCGAAATGAATTCACCACTGAAAATGGCCGGGATGTGGATGCAGTCATTACCACGCAGGAATTAGGGAAGATGATTGAGTCTGCAGGCATAAGATTTACTGATCTTAAGGATGAAGATTTTGATATGCCATTCGGGATTGCTTCAGGCGCAGGGATCATATTCGGTATGTCAGGGGGGGTGACTGAAGCGGTTGTAAGGTTTGCTGCTGAAAAGATTGCAGGTGATACCAGCACCTGTAAAGTTGTCAAACACAAGGTTTCAGATGGAATTACTGAATTAACAGTAAACATTGGCGCCACCTCCTTTAAAAGCGCTGTTGTATATGGTTTAAAAAATGCCAGGACTGTGTGTAACGATATAATCAATGGCACATCACCATACCAGGTAATAGAGGTTATGGCATGTCCGGGTGGTTGTGTAAACGGGGCCGGTCAACCGGTAATTACAGACTTTAACACTGTTGCTAAAAGGGCTGACGGGCTGAGAGATATAGATAATACAAGTAAAATATACACAACCCTTTCAAACAGCAGTGTAGCTAAAATATACAGTGAGCATCTTGGTCATTCAGGCTCTCATGAGGCGCATAAGCTGCTTCACACACATTACAGCAGCCGGAAAAGGGTGAGGGATGATGCTTTTCATCTCCACGGATCAGTGACACCTAAGTTATCCGTTTCCATATGTGTAGGCACAAACTGCTGCCTGGGTGGTGCTCATGAATTGATGAGAGATTTAGTCGCATATATTAATACTCATACGCTTCAGGAAATGGTTGAAGTAAAGGCCGCATTCTGTTTTGAGAAGTGCAGCGGAAAGGCACCAATGGTAATGATTAACAACGATATTGTTGCCGGCTGCACCTTAGAGCATATACAGAAAAGGATCAATGATGTTTTATGAGTTTTAATGGAGATAAATTGTGGTGAAAGATAAACGTATAGAGATTGAACTTTGCATGGGGAGTGCCTGCTTTGCGCGAGGAAATCGATTTACGGCTGAGGCAATAGATGATTTTGTTAAAAAACATGGCCTTGAGGAACAGGTGCATATACGCGGGGCAATGTGTGAAAACAAATGTCGCACAGGCCCCAATGGCAGGATTAATGGTGAACCATGCAGATGCAGTGAAGGTGAAATTCCGGCTGCAATAATAAATCTGGCTCATGAAAAGAGGATACCATGAATGCCTTAAGCCCGGTATATACTGAAAAAGCGCAATGTCAGGACTGTTACAGGTGCCTGCGCAATTGCCCTGTAAAGGCTATAAAGATAGAACAGGGGGTTGCATCGGTCCTGGAAGAATTATGTATCCACTGTGGAAAATGTGTTGCAGCCTGCCCGAGCGGTGCAAAAAAGGTACGTGACGATATTGCTTCTGTAGAAAAGTTATTAGCCAGTGGTAAGGATGTAATCGCCTCTATTGCCCCAGCCTTCAGATCGGAATTTGACAGGGTTACTGACCATGATTTTGTTTATGCAGTAAAACAACTCGGCTTTTCAGGGGTTTCAGAAACTGCCCTTGGAGCTGAAGAGGTATCAGGCCATGTATACAGGATGCTGAATAACTCAACTGGCGCTGATCACCCCATGATATCTACTGCATGCCCTGTTGTGGTTAATTATATTCGGAAATATTTTCCTTCACTTACAGGCATGTTAACCCCTGTGTTATCTCCAATGCTGTCTCATGCAACAATGCTGAAAGAGCTCTACCCTGATACTGCCGTGGTTTTTTTCGGGCCATGTATTGCAAAAAAGGACGAGATAGC
It encodes:
- a CDS encoding carboxymuconolactone decarboxylase family protein; translation: MTEKNLPDTFKSLVDRYPDVWDAHEKLTIACAEAGPLDRKTVELIKVGLCIGSGLQTAIQRHAIMAVENGATKDEVYHTALMAMTTLGHPRAVAGWKWINDAFEG
- a CDS encoding (2Fe-2S) ferredoxin domain-containing protein, with the protein product MKDKRIEIELCMGSACFARGNRFTAEAIDDFVKKHGLEEQVHIRGAMCENKCRTGPNGRINGEPCRCSEGEIPAAIINLAHEKRIP
- a CDS encoding ATP-binding protein, with the protein product MYHRTLNLTELLRKKSFFLFGPRGTGKTTLIKQTLPDATVIDLLEIKTFRQYLKNPSILSERSLKPIVVIDEIQKLPEILDEVHRLIEGQRLTFLLTGSSTRKLKRGGANLLAGRAWWAELLPLTSGEIPNFDLITYLNRGGLPSIYPSDDYMEELNAYIALYLREEIQNEALTRKITQFSEFLDLIALSNGEEISYQSIAGDCGVSANSIKNYIQLLEDTLLAFQLSAYTKTSKRKAIARSKLFLFDVGVTNSLANRGTILPGSELFGKAFEHFILMEIRAFLSYTRKNIKMCYWRSTSQFEVDLILGDLWAIEIKSTQSVQDKHLKGVRALKEEGTIKNYAVISNDAEERKTRDGISIFPWNLFLKKLWDGEII
- a CDS encoding redox-sensing transcriptional repressor Rex, which encodes MMMPQSIRTFSAPLIRRLPEYHSYLESAFAQGLKTVSSTAIAAHLNIDPIVVRKDCEAIGAVGRPRIGFDIPGLIAAIYEYMGWGNLDELVIAGCGSLGSALIGYNGFEKRGFRIVAGFDNAPSKAGKSINGISVFPLNKMVNLVKRLHVEIGIIAVPPQAAQEIADMMVEAGIKGIWNFSPCALKVPKNVIVQQEDLITSLVILQKGMKHER
- a CDS encoding 2Fe-2S iron-sulfur cluster binding domain-containing protein, which produces MTDNKIKINGCEYLIENERNVLEIARKAGIDIPTFCYHSELSVYGACRMCLVEIEGRGIVTSCSTPPENGMVVWTNTREVRSIRKINLELLLANHERECTTCLKNGTCSLQKLSRTMGIEKIRYKSTVRREMHDISSSALIRDPNKCVLCGDCVRACDEIQGIGAIDFSWRGANAKVVPVFNRKLGEIECVDCGQCARVCPTGAIVPKPEIDEVWAMIDDPTVTVVAQVAPAIRVALGEYFSLPAGTITTGKLVAALRRIGFDNVYDTAFTADVTVIEEGSELLKRLSEAKHLPLITSCCPAWVKFAEQYFPELLENLSTCRSPQQMFGSLAHKIMPDKIGKSNDKFKVVSVMPCTAKKFEAGRNEFTTENGRDVDAVITTQELGKMIESAGIRFTDLKDEDFDMPFGIASGAGIIFGMSGGVTEAVVRFAAEKIAGDTSTCKVVKHKVSDGITELTVNIGATSFKSAVVYGLKNARTVCNDIINGTSPYQVIEVMACPGGCVNGAGQPVITDFNTVAKRADGLRDIDNTSKIYTTLSNSSVAKIYSEHLGHSGSHEAHKLLHTHYSSRKRVRDDAFHLHGSVTPKLSVSICVGTNCCLGGAHELMRDLVAYINTHTLQEMVEVKAAFCFEKCSGKAPMVMINNDIVAGCTLEHIQKRINDVL
- the nuoE gene encoding NADH-quinone oxidoreductase subunit NuoE, with translation MRDNIENVASGHDAGSKKVVTPVRQFDVVVKILENYHYDHEKLIPILHEVQEEYRYLPEAVLMYVANSLGISPARVYGVATFYTHFALQPKGKYVVRVCDGTACHVKGSMNMFETIKKVLSLSNGKSTTDDLMFTIETVSCLGACGLAPVMMVNSDVYGQLTEDKVKDIIENIRKSEAGVK
- a CDS encoding 4Fe-4S binding protein, which codes for MNETIVTLQKNYEDRAGRQKTRITICAGTGCIANGAQAIIDSFRLNLAKLAQSNATLAIDTHDDHSETGIIGSGCQGFCQMGPLISIEPNGIFYVKVKQSDVDEIITETVINGRVIERLLYIDPATGLRCRGKAEIPFYQKQHRLTLELCGIIDPEDIGAYIAHDGYKAAFAVLSESSPEMVCAEILKSGLRGRGGGGFPTGKKWDLARIEPSDRKYVICNGDEGDPGAFMDRSVMEGNPHSVIEGMIIAGKAIGAKEGVVYVRAEYPLAVKRMRNAVKDALNKGFLGENILGSGFSFNIDVMEGAGAFVCGEETALMASVMGRRGMPSPKPPFPSQQGLHGKPTIINNVETLATVPIIIRMGADIFRTIGTEKSPGTKTFALTGHVANTGLIEVPFGTTLNEIVNDIGGGVLTSDGKRSDSFKLVQIGGPSGGCLTEENKSLSLDFDSLKSIGAMVGSGGLVVMNHNTCIVQVAKYFMNFTQNESCGKCVPCREGTKQLLLMLEEITQGKATLETLTDMEELANAVRIASLCGLGKTAPNPVLSTIRAFRDEYIEHIVDKKCRAGQCKALQKPEIHADICIGCGVCAKVCPVGAITGEKKQPHSINTEICIRCGACAQKCKFDAITGV